From a single Couchioplanes caeruleus genomic region:
- a CDS encoding cytochrome P450: MPAETPVESHRKIARGELAPGCPVQADADGVWHVQDFATARAMLRSTETRQAGFGAENATKLEGRMRMPVLYRDGPEHREHRRQTAKYFTPRRVDTAYRSLMERLADEQCAVLRRRGEADLSQLSFALAVAVAGEVIGLTESGRGMARRLDRFFEEKAAANRLVALWKEVRSNANMALFYWLDVRPAIRARRRERRDDLISHLLGEGCSNGEILGECVTFAAAGMVTTREFITLVAWHLFTDDELRAAYADGDEKQRVAILHEILRLEPVVANLARRATADLPVPGAVIPAGARIDIGVAAANMDPGAVGADAGQVCPARPLADGVADAGLSFGDGPHRCPGAYIAIQETDIFLRKLFAEPGLRMVTPPMVGIRAEIASYELTKMRLAVR; encoded by the coding sequence ATGCCCGCTGAGACCCCCGTCGAGTCGCACCGCAAGATCGCGCGTGGCGAGCTCGCCCCCGGATGCCCCGTCCAGGCCGACGCCGACGGTGTCTGGCACGTGCAGGACTTCGCCACCGCGCGGGCCATGCTGCGCAGCACCGAGACCCGCCAGGCCGGCTTCGGCGCCGAGAACGCCACGAAACTCGAGGGCCGGATGCGCATGCCCGTGCTGTACCGGGACGGGCCGGAGCATCGCGAGCACCGGCGGCAGACGGCGAAGTACTTCACGCCGCGGCGCGTCGACACCGCGTACCGGTCCCTGATGGAGCGTCTCGCCGACGAGCAGTGCGCGGTGCTGCGGCGGCGGGGAGAGGCGGACCTGTCGCAGTTGTCCTTCGCGCTGGCCGTCGCGGTCGCGGGCGAGGTCATCGGCCTCACCGAGAGCGGCCGGGGCATGGCCCGCCGGCTCGACCGCTTCTTCGAGGAGAAGGCCGCGGCCAACCGGCTGGTGGCGCTCTGGAAAGAGGTGCGGTCCAACGCCAACATGGCGCTGTTCTACTGGCTGGACGTGCGCCCGGCGATCCGGGCGCGCCGCCGGGAACGCCGCGACGACCTGATCTCGCACCTGCTGGGCGAGGGCTGCAGCAACGGCGAGATCCTCGGCGAGTGCGTCACCTTCGCCGCGGCCGGCATGGTGACGACCCGCGAGTTCATCACGCTGGTCGCCTGGCACCTGTTCACCGACGACGAGCTGCGGGCCGCGTACGCCGACGGCGACGAGAAGCAGCGGGTCGCCATCCTGCACGAGATCCTGCGCCTGGAGCCGGTCGTGGCCAACCTGGCCCGCCGCGCCACCGCCGACCTCCCCGTGCCGGGCGCCGTCATCCCGGCCGGCGCCCGCATCGACATCGGCGTGGCGGCCGCCAACATGGACCCCGGCGCGGTCGGCGCCGACGCCGGTCAGGTCTGCCCGGCCCGGCCGCTGGCCGACGGCGTGGCCGATGCCGGGCTGTCCTTCGGCGACGGCCCGCACCGCTGCCCGGGGGCGTACATCGCGATCCAGGAGACCGACATCTTCCTGCGCAAGCTCTTCGCGGAGCCGGGCCTGCGGATGGTCACTCCGCCGATGGTCGGCATCCGCGCCGAGATCGCCTCGTACGAGCTGACGAAGATGCGCCTGGCCGTCCGGTGA
- the bla gene encoding class A beta-lactamase, protein MASLTRRTLITGGASAAALLLLPGAANATSGLSELEREYAARIGAYALDTGNGRVVRHRADELFPLLSTFKVFASAAVLDRARHCEPGLMDRVIHYTAGDLVSYSPITEQHVEDGMTVAELCRAAITYSDNTAGNLILDRIGGPDGVTRYVRGLGDRVTRLDRYETDLNLWSLAEVRDTTTPEAAGRDLRALTLGCALHPGDRAQLVAWLRANTTGGRRIRAGLPADWTIGDKTGSGDAYGPANDLALVQPPTGAPLVMAVYTTRPAADATYENALIAETATVLARSLGRL, encoded by the coding sequence ATGGCATCTCTCACCCGGCGAACGCTGATCACCGGTGGCGCCTCGGCCGCCGCCCTGCTGCTTCTCCCGGGCGCCGCGAACGCCACCTCCGGACTGTCCGAGCTGGAACGCGAGTACGCGGCGCGGATCGGCGCGTACGCCCTCGACACCGGCAACGGCCGGGTCGTGCGGCACCGCGCGGACGAACTCTTCCCGCTGCTGTCCACGTTCAAGGTGTTCGCCTCGGCGGCGGTGCTCGACCGGGCCCGGCACTGCGAGCCCGGCCTGATGGACCGGGTCATCCACTACACCGCCGGCGACCTCGTCTCCTACTCGCCGATCACCGAGCAGCACGTCGAGGACGGCATGACCGTCGCCGAGCTGTGCCGGGCGGCGATCACCTACAGCGACAACACCGCGGGCAACCTGATCCTCGACCGCATCGGCGGGCCCGACGGGGTCACCCGCTACGTCCGCGGCCTCGGCGACCGGGTCACCCGCCTGGACCGGTACGAGACCGACCTCAACCTCTGGTCGCTCGCCGAGGTCCGCGACACCACCACGCCGGAAGCCGCGGGACGGGATCTGCGGGCGCTCACCCTCGGCTGCGCGCTGCACCCCGGGGACCGGGCGCAGCTGGTCGCCTGGTTGCGCGCCAACACCACCGGTGGCCGGCGCATCCGCGCCGGCCTGCCCGCGGACTGGACGATCGGGGACAAGACCGGGTCGGGTGACGCGTACGGTCCGGCGAACGACCTGGCGCTCGTCCAGCCGCCGACCGGCGCGCCGCTGGTCATGGCCGTCTACACCACCAGGCCGGCGGCGGACGCCACATACGAGAACGCGTTGATCGCGGAGACGGCGACCGTCCTCGCGCGCTCGCTCGGACGGCTCTGA
- a CDS encoding glycosyl hydrolase, whose product MTPPLPRRRRRRLAGLATATLVALAGGILAVTAGGSADAATIGAGSYTESLPAGAKLPSGCGSMSTNPRQYLTANAPAGPVPTNDWWSSLLFKKGDDCNFSQPLFAGPAAYRPVASGLGLSYQTDPAISGSGTGLGEFHYPYAQHVVVGVAGLNASQALVDGWSDWTVTPSWSDGARTMKATIGHGLPMSYYQITGGDALLTITGPPTAWQNSGNRIGFSIGGHDFVAYGPAGSTWTVSGSTIRSSLAGKGYFSVAVLPTLSSASTADKVTLADTFGQYAHNHVTGTRLAYTYNQAAGTVNTTYSFTTTAREGSGSGTVIALYPHQWRYLTGASPLSRTYVSPRGAMKIVTGTSFSTSMKYTGVLPEIPAVADSSGADLTQITTFLNNELTNPADFRGDDTYWTGKGLGRAARIAEIADQLNLTSVRDSALTVIRTRLTDWFTASSGKTSRLFYYDKNWGTLIGYPASYASDEDLNDHHFHYGYFVAAAATLAKFDPAWAATGRYGGMVDLLIPDANNYDRSDTRFPYLRDFDIYEGHDWASGHGAFGAGNNQESSSEGQNFANALIQWGQATGNSAVRDAGIWLHTTQAAAINEYWFDVRNENFPSTWGHNYSAIVWGSGGAYATWFSGEHAMVVGINMLPMTGGQLYLGDYPQSVRDTYAELVRNNGGEPTVWRDMLWQYLALGDPDAALAKFRANSSYTSEEGESKAHTFHWIRNLAALGQVDTGVTANHPLAKVFAKNGAKTYVASNITNAALTVTFSDGRMVNVPAGKTVATGAVSWSGGNATGGGVGTTPPTTPPTTPPTTPPACTTGPLLSQGKPATSSSVEAGYPANLAVDGDTATRWSSAFADPQWLQVDLGSAQALGRVELNWEAAYGKTYQIQTSTNGTTWTTAATVTDGAAGVRTVAVSGTARYVRVNGTERGTPYGYSLWEFKVYGACTGTTQPPATTPPTTSPTTPPPTTTAPSGTAWAPGTAYAVGAVVTYNGVRYRCLQAHTSLAGWEPPNVPALWATA is encoded by the coding sequence ATGACACCCCCGCTCCCCCGCCGTCGCCGGCGCCGCCTCGCCGGCCTGGCCACCGCCACCCTCGTCGCCCTCGCCGGCGGCATCCTCGCCGTCACCGCCGGAGGCTCCGCCGACGCCGCCACCATCGGCGCCGGCAGCTACACCGAGTCCCTCCCGGCCGGGGCCAAGCTGCCCAGCGGCTGCGGCTCGATGTCGACCAACCCGCGGCAGTACCTGACCGCGAACGCGCCCGCCGGCCCGGTGCCCACCAACGACTGGTGGTCGTCGCTGCTGTTCAAGAAGGGCGACGACTGCAACTTCTCCCAGCCCCTGTTCGCCGGGCCGGCCGCGTACCGGCCGGTGGCGAGCGGGCTCGGGCTGTCGTACCAGACCGACCCCGCGATCAGCGGCAGCGGCACCGGCCTGGGCGAATTCCACTACCCGTACGCGCAGCACGTCGTCGTCGGCGTGGCCGGGCTCAACGCGTCGCAGGCGCTCGTCGACGGGTGGAGCGACTGGACCGTCACCCCGTCCTGGAGCGACGGCGCGCGCACGATGAAGGCGACGATCGGCCACGGCCTGCCGATGTCGTACTACCAGATCACCGGCGGTGACGCGCTGCTGACGATCACCGGGCCGCCGACCGCGTGGCAGAACAGCGGCAACCGGATCGGCTTCTCGATCGGCGGCCACGACTTCGTCGCGTACGGGCCGGCCGGCTCGACGTGGACGGTCAGCGGCAGCACGATCCGCTCCTCGCTCGCCGGCAAGGGCTACTTCTCCGTGGCCGTCCTGCCGACCCTGTCGAGCGCGAGCACGGCCGACAAGGTCACCCTCGCCGACACCTTCGGCCAGTACGCGCACAACCACGTCACCGGCACCCGGCTCGCGTACACGTACAACCAGGCGGCGGGCACGGTGAACACGACGTACTCGTTCACCACCACCGCGCGGGAGGGCAGCGGGTCGGGCACGGTCATCGCGCTCTACCCGCACCAGTGGCGCTACCTCACCGGCGCCAGCCCGCTGTCCCGCACGTACGTGTCGCCCCGCGGGGCCATGAAGATCGTCACGGGTACGTCGTTCAGCACCTCGATGAAGTACACGGGCGTGCTGCCGGAGATCCCCGCGGTCGCCGACTCCAGTGGCGCGGACCTCACCCAGATCACGACGTTCCTCAACAACGAGCTCACCAACCCGGCGGACTTCCGCGGCGACGACACGTACTGGACGGGCAAGGGCCTCGGGCGGGCCGCCCGGATCGCGGAGATCGCCGACCAGCTGAACCTCACGTCCGTACGGGACTCGGCGCTCACCGTCATCCGGACCCGGCTCACCGACTGGTTCACCGCCTCCTCCGGCAAGACGTCGCGGCTGTTCTACTACGACAAGAACTGGGGCACGCTGATCGGCTACCCCGCGTCGTACGCCTCGGACGAGGACCTGAACGACCACCACTTCCACTACGGCTACTTCGTGGCGGCCGCGGCGACCCTGGCGAAGTTCGACCCGGCGTGGGCCGCCACCGGCCGGTACGGCGGCATGGTCGACCTGCTCATCCCCGACGCCAACAACTACGACCGCAGCGACACGCGGTTCCCGTACCTGCGCGACTTCGACATCTACGAGGGCCATGACTGGGCCTCCGGGCACGGGGCGTTCGGGGCGGGCAACAACCAGGAGTCCTCGTCGGAGGGCCAGAACTTCGCCAACGCGCTCATCCAGTGGGGTCAGGCCACCGGCAACTCCGCGGTCCGCGACGCCGGCATCTGGCTGCACACCACGCAGGCGGCGGCGATCAACGAGTACTGGTTCGACGTGCGCAACGAGAACTTCCCGTCGACCTGGGGGCACAACTACAGCGCGATCGTGTGGGGCTCCGGTGGCGCGTACGCGACCTGGTTCTCCGGCGAGCACGCGATGGTGGTCGGCATCAACATGCTGCCGATGACCGGCGGCCAGCTCTACCTCGGCGACTACCCGCAGTCCGTCCGCGACACGTACGCCGAACTGGTCCGCAACAACGGCGGCGAGCCGACCGTCTGGCGCGACATGCTCTGGCAGTACCTGGCCCTGGGCGACCCCGACGCCGCCCTGGCGAAGTTCCGCGCTAACAGCTCGTACACGTCCGAGGAGGGCGAGAGCAAGGCGCACACCTTCCACTGGATCCGCAACCTCGCCGCGCTCGGCCAGGTGGACACCGGCGTGACGGCGAACCACCCGCTCGCCAAGGTGTTCGCCAAGAACGGCGCCAAGACGTACGTCGCGTCGAACATCACCAACGCCGCCCTCACCGTGACGTTCTCGGACGGCCGTATGGTCAACGTCCCGGCCGGCAAGACCGTGGCGACCGGGGCTGTCTCGTGGAGCGGCGGCAACGCGACCGGCGGCGGTGTCGGCACGACCCCGCCGACCACCCCGCCGACGACTCCGCCGACGACTCCGCCCGCCTGCACGACCGGCCCGCTGCTCTCCCAGGGCAAGCCGGCCACCTCGTCCAGCGTCGAGGCCGGCTACCCGGCGAACCTCGCCGTCGACGGGGACACCGCCACCCGCTGGTCCAGCGCCTTCGCCGACCCGCAGTGGCTGCAGGTCGACCTCGGCTCCGCCCAGGCGCTCGGGCGGGTGGAACTGAACTGGGAGGCCGCGTACGGCAAGACGTACCAGATCCAGACCAGCACGAACGGCACCACCTGGACCACGGCGGCCACGGTGACCGACGGCGCGGCGGGTGTCCGTACCGTCGCGGTTTCGGGCACTGCCCGGTACGTGCGGGTGAACGGGACCGAACGCGGCACGCCTTACGGCTACTCGCTGTGGGAGTTCAAGGTGTACGGCGCCTGCACCGGCACCACGCAGCCGCCCGCCACGACCCCGCCGACGACCAGCCCGACCACTCCGCCGCCCACCACCACCGCACCCAGCGGCACGGCGTGGGCACCGGGGACGGCGTACGCGGTCGGCGCGGTCGTCACCTACAACGGCGTGCGGTACCGCTGCCTGCAGGCGCACACGTCGCTCGCGGGCTGGGAACCGCCGAACGTGCCCGCGCTCTGGGCCACGGCCTGA
- a CDS encoding serine hydrolase — protein MRRTRLLIFALAAVVIVGGGALIGFGMKDDSGGGGGGLLPSSLTFGDDPKPAASPTPTGPSPEELAAAERAARARKLDAALKKYAASAPEFSVAVLDRKTGQRYSYRGKERYDTASIVKAQILACMLLQAQDAGRKPTSGEMSLAKPMIRLSDNNATTSLFQHLGGRSAVTRCNTRLGLTRTVVNTAWGLTKTTVNDQMKLLSALVDKDGPLNAQSRKTAFTLMSTVDDEQDWGIPAVARAGETATVKNGWDTRTSDGGLWAINTIGRVTSDDTDVSIAVLSHNNQSMPAGIKLVEKVAKMTRQYLKY, from the coding sequence GTGCGACGTACCCGGCTTCTGATCTTCGCATTGGCGGCGGTGGTCATCGTGGGCGGTGGCGCCCTCATCGGCTTCGGCATGAAGGACGACAGCGGCGGTGGTGGAGGCGGCCTCCTGCCCAGCTCGCTCACGTTCGGCGACGACCCGAAGCCGGCCGCGTCCCCGACCCCGACGGGCCCCAGCCCGGAGGAGCTCGCGGCGGCCGAGCGCGCCGCCCGGGCCCGCAAACTCGACGCGGCGCTGAAGAAGTACGCCGCCTCCGCCCCCGAGTTCTCGGTCGCGGTCCTCGACAGGAAGACCGGCCAGCGCTACTCGTACCGCGGCAAGGAGCGGTACGACACCGCCAGCATCGTGAAGGCGCAGATCCTCGCGTGCATGCTGCTGCAGGCCCAGGACGCCGGCCGCAAGCCCACGTCCGGCGAGATGAGCCTGGCGAAGCCGATGATCCGGCTCAGCGACAACAACGCGACGACCTCACTCTTCCAGCATCTCGGCGGGCGCAGCGCGGTGACCAGGTGCAATACGCGCCTCGGGCTGACCCGTACGGTCGTCAACACCGCCTGGGGCCTGACGAAGACGACGGTCAACGACCAGATGAAGCTGCTGTCGGCGCTGGTCGACAAGGACGGCCCGCTCAACGCGCAGTCGCGCAAGACGGCGTTCACGCTGATGAGCACGGTCGACGACGAGCAGGACTGGGGCATCCCGGCGGTCGCCAGGGCGGGGGAGACGGCCACGGTGAAGAACGGCTGGGACACCCGGACGTCGGACGGTGGCCTCTGGGCCATCAACACGATCGGCCGGGTCACCTCGGACGACACGGACGTGTCGATCGCGGTGCTGTCGCACAACAACCAGTCGATGCCGGCGGGCATCAAGCTGGTCGAGAAGGTCGCCAAGATGACGAGGCAGTACCTCAAGTACTGA
- a CDS encoding DUF4240 domain-containing protein, translated as MPFRVIASGVLVLMLSACVQNVEHTGQPVPGPARSAAASVPEIPSRVDEAAFWRIVETARVRGGGDPYDMAELLESWFADAQDRTLREFQRELIRASARLYTWRHGDAAEMMCGGVSDDVFTDWRSWVITLGRETYSRVAENPDNLADVEDLSEACDAGGEFFGAAAGLVHFRRHGDDDTFPVLEPDESPSGRRLTDPGAVRRALPRLAKRLPDDGLGRPPLPPD; from the coding sequence GTGCCGTTTCGTGTCATCGCCTCCGGCGTCCTGGTGCTGATGCTTTCCGCCTGTGTGCAGAACGTGGAGCACACTGGTCAGCCCGTTCCCGGGCCGGCCCGTTCCGCCGCCGCCTCGGTGCCGGAGATCCCGAGCCGCGTGGACGAGGCTGCCTTCTGGCGGATCGTCGAGACTGCTCGCGTCCGGGGCGGCGGCGATCCGTACGACATGGCGGAGCTCCTCGAGTCCTGGTTCGCCGACGCCCAGGACCGGACACTCCGCGAGTTCCAGCGAGAGCTCATCCGCGCGAGTGCCCGGCTGTACACCTGGCGGCACGGGGACGCAGCGGAAATGATGTGCGGTGGCGTCTCCGACGACGTGTTCACGGACTGGCGGTCCTGGGTCATCACGCTGGGCCGCGAGACCTACTCGCGCGTCGCCGAGAACCCCGACAACCTGGCCGATGTCGAAGACCTGTCCGAGGCCTGCGACGCGGGCGGTGAGTTCTTCGGCGCGGCGGCCGGGCTCGTCCACTTCAGACGCCACGGCGACGATGACACGTTCCCCGTCCTCGAGCCGGACGAGTCGCCCAGCGGGCGGAGGCTGACCGATCCCGGAGCGGTTCGACGAGCCCTGCCTCGCCTGGCGAAACGCCTGCCTGACGATGGGCTGGGCCGTCCTCCGCTGCCGCCGGACTGA
- a CDS encoding DedA family protein, which yields MISELGALAWLFTVVAFGAIVPVVPTGAAVSGAAALAFHDHPLLIVLVIAAGAAGAYVGDLVMYAMCRAGGEQLARRLRWLRDEEHLGAVKERLQHSQIPVLLVSRLLPGGRVPVLLAAAFLGLSWRTFVVANLPACALWSAVYAAIGVVGGSIFPESWEGVIAAVVLVVIVTQVVSMVNKRRAARSEARDAAEPA from the coding sequence GTGATCTCCGAACTCGGGGCCCTGGCCTGGCTCTTCACCGTCGTGGCGTTCGGCGCGATCGTCCCGGTCGTCCCGACCGGCGCCGCGGTCAGCGGCGCGGCGGCCCTGGCCTTCCACGACCACCCGCTGCTCATCGTCCTGGTCATCGCGGCGGGCGCGGCGGGCGCCTACGTGGGAGACCTCGTCATGTACGCGATGTGCCGGGCCGGCGGCGAGCAACTCGCCCGCCGGCTGCGCTGGCTGCGCGACGAGGAACACCTGGGGGCGGTGAAGGAACGGCTGCAGCACAGCCAGATCCCGGTCCTGCTGGTCTCCCGGCTACTGCCGGGCGGCCGGGTGCCGGTCCTGCTCGCGGCGGCCTTCCTCGGGCTGAGCTGGCGCACCTTCGTGGTGGCCAACCTCCCGGCCTGCGCGTTGTGGTCGGCGGTGTACGCGGCCATCGGGGTGGTGGGCGGGTCGATCTTCCCCGAGTCGTGGGAGGGCGTGATCGCGGCGGTGGTGCTGGTCGTGATCGTCACGCAGGTGGTGAGCATGGTGAACAAGCGCCGGGCGGCCCGGTCCGAGGCCCGCGACGCCGCCGAGCCGGCCTAG
- a CDS encoding MBL fold metallo-hydrolase: MSDTSVTWWGHSTMWLTDSGVSLLTDPLLTDRLAHLRRMAGPTPVLPGAPDAVLLSHLHADHFHLPSLKALPGEPLFVVPRGAAEFVAKGLGRSYGDRCVELVPGEETRIGDVTVRAVPATHDGGRGPWSRLRAVAMGFVVEGTTRTWYGGDTGLFDAMAELGPLDLALIPVGGWGPTLHSHGHLDAEGGAEALRRVKASWAVPVHYGTFWPVGMARLRPHMFAEPGTEFARRAAMAAPDAEVRVLAHGETLTIEPAA; encoded by the coding sequence GGCACAGCACCATGTGGCTGACCGACTCCGGCGTCTCGCTGCTCACCGACCCGCTGCTCACCGACCGGCTGGCCCACCTGCGCCGGATGGCCGGCCCCACTCCCGTGCTGCCCGGCGCGCCCGACGCGGTGCTGCTGTCGCACCTGCACGCCGACCACTTCCACCTGCCGTCGCTCAAGGCGCTGCCCGGCGAGCCGCTGTTCGTGGTCCCGCGCGGCGCCGCCGAGTTCGTGGCGAAGGGCCTGGGCCGGTCGTACGGCGACCGCTGCGTCGAGCTGGTGCCCGGCGAGGAGACCAGGATCGGCGACGTGACGGTCCGGGCGGTGCCGGCCACCCACGACGGCGGCCGGGGCCCGTGGTCGCGGCTGCGCGCGGTGGCCATGGGCTTCGTCGTCGAGGGCACCACCCGCACCTGGTACGGCGGTGACACCGGCCTGTTCGACGCGATGGCCGAGCTGGGCCCGCTCGACCTCGCGCTGATCCCGGTCGGCGGCTGGGGCCCCACCCTGCACTCGCACGGCCACCTGGACGCGGAGGGCGGCGCCGAGGCGCTGCGCCGGGTCAAGGCCTCCTGGGCGGTGCCGGTGCACTACGGCACGTTCTGGCCGGTCGGCATGGCCCGGCTGCGGCCGCACATGTTCGCCGAACCGGGCACCGAGTTCGCCCGCCGCGCCGCCATGGCCGCGCCGGACGCCGAGGTCCGGGTCCTGGCGCACGGCGAGACCCTGACGATCGAGCCGGCCGCGTGA